The proteins below come from a single Rhizobium sp. BT04 genomic window:
- the yjfF gene encoding galactofuranose ABC transporter, permease protein YjfF, with the protein MNSKYLPLLATIVIFVLAYAGCTLQYPNMLSTRVIGNLLTDNAFLGIAAVGMTFVIISGGIDLSIGSVIAFTGVFLAVILQKTSIHPLLAFAIVLVITTAFGGIMGAIIHYLEMPAFIVTLAGMFLARGMAFVLSIDSIPIDHEYYSTLTSLYWRLPGGGRLTLIGGIMLLVFAAGIFLAQRTRFGTNVYALGGGPQTARLMGVPVGRTTIQIYALSGFLAGLSGIVFSLYTSAGYSLAAVGVELDAIAAVVIGGTLLTGGAGFVAGTLIGILIQGLIQTYITFDGTLSSWWTKILIGLLLFAFILMQKAILFVSSLNKRYA; encoded by the coding sequence ATGAACTCCAAATACCTGCCGCTGCTTGCGACCATCGTCATCTTCGTGCTCGCCTATGCCGGATGCACGCTGCAATATCCGAACATGCTGTCGACGCGCGTCATCGGCAATCTTCTGACCGACAACGCCTTTCTCGGCATCGCTGCCGTCGGCATGACCTTCGTCATCATCTCGGGCGGTATCGATCTGTCGATCGGATCGGTCATCGCCTTCACCGGCGTCTTTCTCGCGGTGATCCTGCAGAAGACCTCGATCCATCCGCTGCTTGCTTTTGCGATCGTGCTGGTCATCACCACCGCCTTTGGCGGCATCATGGGCGCGATCATCCACTATCTCGAAATGCCGGCCTTCATCGTCACGCTCGCCGGCATGTTCCTGGCGCGCGGCATGGCCTTCGTGCTCTCGATCGACAGCATCCCGATCGATCACGAATATTATTCGACGCTGACGAGCCTCTATTGGCGTCTGCCCGGCGGCGGAAGGCTGACGCTGATCGGCGGCATCATGCTTCTGGTCTTTGCCGCCGGCATTTTCCTCGCCCAGCGCACCCGCTTCGGCACCAACGTCTACGCGCTCGGCGGCGGCCCGCAGACGGCTCGGCTGATGGGCGTGCCGGTCGGCCGCACGACAATTCAGATCTATGCGCTGTCGGGCTTTCTTGCAGGTCTATCCGGGATCGTCTTTTCGCTGTACACCTCTGCCGGATATTCTCTTGCAGCAGTCGGCGTCGAACTCGATGCCATTGCGGCGGTCGTCATCGGAGGGACGCTGCTGACCGGAGGAGCGGGATTCGTGGCGGGGACCTTGATCGGTATCCTGATCCAGGGGCTCATTCAGACCTACATCACCTTCGACGGCACCCTGTCGAGCTGGTGGACCAAGATCCTGATTGGCCTTCTGCTGTTTGCATTCATCCTGATGCAGAAAGCCATCCTGTTCGTTTCCAGTCTGAACAAGAGGTACGCTTGA
- a CDS encoding FadR/GntR family transcriptional regulator, with protein sequence MRNKLDETRKTGRRTRTSHAQVVDELGKAIVAGTYPVGSILPGDTELAQRFKVSRTVLRETMKTLAAKGMVVAKARVGTRVTEKNFWNMFDSEIIAWHFDNGVTEEFLLQLYDIRLAVEPFAAGLVAERANAEDIETLRGLALEMAASGHTADSLALADLRFHLALAEASHNPFMRTLGSLIEAALVGMFRMSTPPSENGFANIADTHMRIVDAIVSGDSAAARRAMELVILDGRDHVHQAFAARGSTAVMEPISSAISPL encoded by the coding sequence TTGCGCAACAAATTGGACGAGACACGTAAGACGGGACGCAGAACCCGGACGAGCCACGCGCAGGTGGTCGACGAACTCGGCAAGGCGATCGTGGCCGGCACCTATCCGGTCGGCTCGATCCTGCCGGGTGATACGGAACTGGCGCAACGCTTCAAGGTGTCCCGCACCGTCTTGCGCGAGACGATGAAGACGCTCGCCGCCAAGGGCATGGTCGTCGCCAAGGCGCGGGTCGGTACGCGTGTGACCGAGAAGAACTTCTGGAACATGTTCGACAGCGAGATCATCGCCTGGCACTTCGACAATGGCGTGACGGAAGAATTCCTACTGCAGCTCTACGATATCCGTCTCGCTGTCGAACCCTTCGCCGCCGGCCTTGTCGCCGAACGGGCGAATGCAGAGGATATCGAGACGCTGCGCGGGCTGGCGCTGGAGATGGCGGCGAGCGGTCACACGGCCGACAGCCTGGCGCTCGCCGACCTGCGTTTTCACCTGGCGCTCGCCGAGGCCTCGCACAATCCCTTTATGCGGACGCTGGGCAGCCTCATCGAAGCGGCTCTCGTCGGCATGTTCCGCATGAGTACGCCTCCCTCGGAAAACGGTTTCGCCAATATCGCCGATACCCATATGCGCATCGTCGATGCGATCGTTTCCGGTGACAGCGCCGCCGCACGCCGTGCGATGGAACTCGTCATTCTGGACGGTCGCGATCACGTGCACCAAGCCTTCGCGGCCCGCGGTTCGACTGCCGTCATGGAGCCTATTTCGTCGGCAATTTCACCTCTGTGA
- the glmU gene encoding bifunctional UDP-N-acetylglucosamine diphosphorylase/glucosamine-1-phosphate N-acetyltransferase GlmU — MERTCLAVILAAGDSTRMKSSKSKVLHPVAGRPMIAHVVEAVASAGISSVALVVGRDAEDVAKAATIAGVGIESYLQKERLGTGHAVLAAREAIATGYDDILVTYGDVPLQTDGPLKAARQGLAEGSDVVVIGFHTDRPTGYGRLLVKDGELIAIREERDATDAERAVTWCNSGLMAINGRKALDLLSRIGNANAKGEFYLTDLVEIARSLGGRVTAVDAPEIEMTGCNNRAELAVIERFWQERRRHEMMLAGVTMIAPETVFLSYDTVIGQDALIEPNVVFGPGAVIDSGAVIHAFSHIEGAHVSQGATVGPFARLRPGADLGNGSKVGNFCEVKNGRLGEGAKVNHLTYIGDAVIGAGANIGAGTITCNYDGVNKNETVIGENAFIGSNSSLVAPVTIGDGAYIGSGSVITVDVPADALALGRARQEIKPGRATLLRERALAIKAAKKAKS; from the coding sequence ATGGAACGTACTTGTCTTGCCGTCATTCTTGCCGCCGGTGACAGCACGCGGATGAAATCCTCGAAATCGAAGGTGCTGCATCCGGTCGCCGGACGGCCGATGATCGCCCATGTGGTCGAGGCGGTCGCCTCCGCCGGCATCTCGTCGGTCGCGCTCGTGGTCGGCCGCGATGCCGAGGATGTGGCAAAGGCCGCAACCATCGCCGGCGTCGGCATCGAATCCTATCTGCAGAAGGAGCGCCTCGGCACCGGTCATGCGGTGCTGGCGGCGCGCGAAGCGATCGCCACGGGTTATGACGATATCCTCGTCACCTATGGCGATGTGCCGCTGCAGACAGACGGACCGCTGAAGGCCGCCCGCCAGGGCCTTGCCGAGGGCAGCGATGTCGTCGTCATCGGCTTCCACACCGACCGTCCGACCGGCTACGGCCGCCTGCTTGTCAAGGACGGAGAACTGATCGCCATCCGCGAGGAGAGGGATGCGACCGATGCCGAGCGCGCCGTGACGTGGTGCAACAGCGGGCTGATGGCGATCAACGGCCGCAAGGCGCTCGATCTTCTCTCACGCATCGGCAATGCCAATGCCAAGGGCGAATTCTATCTGACCGATCTCGTCGAGATCGCCCGGTCGCTCGGCGGCCGCGTCACCGCTGTCGATGCGCCTGAGATCGAGATGACCGGCTGCAACAACCGCGCCGAACTCGCCGTCATCGAGCGTTTCTGGCAGGAGCGCCGCCGCCACGAGATGATGCTGGCCGGCGTCACGATGATCGCGCCGGAAACCGTCTTTCTCTCCTACGATACCGTCATCGGCCAGGATGCGCTGATCGAGCCGAACGTCGTCTTCGGCCCCGGCGCAGTGATCGACAGCGGCGCCGTCATCCATGCCTTCTCGCACATCGAAGGTGCCCATGTCAGCCAGGGTGCCACCGTCGGCCCCTTCGCGCGGCTGCGGCCGGGTGCCGACCTCGGCAACGGTTCGAAGGTCGGCAATTTCTGCGAAGTGAAGAACGGCCGGCTGGGCGAGGGCGCCAAGGTCAATCATCTCACCTATATCGGCGATGCCGTCATCGGCGCCGGAGCCAATATCGGCGCCGGCACGATCACCTGCAATTATGACGGCGTCAACAAGAACGAGACGGTGATCGGCGAAAACGCTTTCATCGGTTCCAACTCCTCACTGGTCGCGCCCGTGACCATCGGCGACGGCGCCTATATCGGCTCCGGCAGCGTCATCACCGTCGATGTGCCGGCCGATGCGCTGGCGCTCGGCCGTGCCCGGCAGGAGATCAAGCCCGGCCGCGCGACGCTGCTGCGTGAACGCGCGCTCGCCATCAAGGCGGCGAAGAAGGCGAAGAGCTGA
- the glmS gene encoding glutamine--fructose-6-phosphate transaminase (isomerizing), with amino-acid sequence MCGIVGIVGAQPVAGRLVDALKRLEYRGYDSAGVATIHNGVMDRRRAEGKLFNLEKRLDTEPLPGTTGIAHTRWATHGVPNETNAHPHFVEGVAVVHNGIIENFSELRDELTEGGAVFQTQTDTEVVAQLMAKYLREGLEPRAAMLKMLNRVTGAYALAVMLKDDPGTIMAARSGPPLAVGYGRGEMFLGSDAIALSPFTNEISYLVDGDCAVLTCDGVSVLDFAGKPVKRARQISQATAYVVDKGNHRHFMEKEIYEQPEVISHALSHYVDFAENTIGANAAAIDFKAATGLAISACGTAYLAGLVGKYWFERYARLPVEIDVASEFRYREMPLSPSQAALFISQSGETADTLASLRYCRDNGLKIGAVVNVRESTIARESDAVFPIMAGPEIGVASTKAFTCQLAVLASLAIGAGKARGTVSADEERALVRHLAEMPRIMSRVLNLIQPQMESLSRELSKCKDVLYLGRGTSFPLAMEGALKLKEISYIHAEGYAAGELKHGPIALIDENMPVIVIAPYDRFFEKTVSNMQEVAARGGRIIFITDEAGAAASKLPTMATITLPVVDEIIAPMIFSLPIQLLAYHTAVFMGTDVDQPRNLAKSVTVE; translated from the coding sequence ATGTGCGGTATTGTGGGGATCGTCGGAGCTCAGCCTGTTGCCGGGCGCCTGGTCGATGCGCTGAAGCGCCTTGAATATCGCGGTTATGATTCCGCCGGCGTCGCCACCATTCATAACGGCGTGATGGATCGCCGCCGCGCCGAGGGCAAGCTGTTCAATCTGGAAAAGCGCCTCGACACCGAACCGCTGCCCGGCACGACCGGCATCGCCCATACACGCTGGGCGACCCATGGCGTTCCCAATGAGACCAACGCCCATCCGCATTTCGTCGAAGGTGTCGCCGTCGTCCATAACGGCATCATCGAGAATTTCTCCGAGCTGCGCGACGAGTTGACCGAAGGGGGCGCGGTCTTTCAAACCCAGACCGATACCGAAGTCGTCGCCCAGCTGATGGCGAAATATCTGCGCGAGGGCCTGGAGCCGCGCGCCGCCATGCTGAAGATGCTGAACCGGGTGACCGGCGCCTATGCGCTCGCCGTCATGCTCAAGGACGATCCCGGCACGATCATGGCCGCCCGTTCCGGCCCGCCGCTTGCGGTCGGCTATGGCCGCGGCGAGATGTTCCTCGGTTCGGACGCGATCGCGCTGTCGCCCTTCACCAACGAGATCAGCTATCTCGTCGACGGCGATTGCGCCGTCCTCACCTGCGACGGCGTGTCGGTGCTCGATTTCGCCGGCAAGCCGGTCAAGCGCGCCCGCCAGATCTCGCAGGCGACCGCCTATGTCGTCGACAAGGGCAACCACCGCCATTTCATGGAAAAGGAAATCTACGAGCAGCCGGAGGTCATCTCCCACGCGCTCAGCCACTATGTCGATTTCGCCGAAAACACGATCGGCGCCAATGCCGCCGCGATCGACTTCAAGGCGGCCACCGGCCTGGCGATCTCGGCCTGCGGCACTGCCTATCTGGCCGGCCTCGTCGGCAAGTACTGGTTCGAGCGTTATGCCCGCCTGCCTGTTGAAATCGACGTCGCCTCCGAATTCCGCTACCGCGAAATGCCGCTGTCGCCGTCGCAGGCAGCGCTCTTCATCTCGCAATCCGGCGAGACCGCCGATACGCTGGCATCGCTGCGCTATTGCCGCGACAACGGGTTGAAGATCGGCGCCGTCGTCAATGTGCGCGAATCGACGATCGCCCGCGAATCCGACGCCGTCTTTCCGATCATGGCCGGCCCCGAAATCGGCGTCGCCTCGACCAAGGCCTTCACCTGCCAGCTTGCCGTGCTGGCGTCGCTGGCAATCGGCGCCGGCAAGGCGCGCGGCACGGTGAGTGCCGACGAAGAGAGGGCGCTGGTGCGCCATCTCGCCGAAATGCCGCGCATCATGAGCCGGGTGCTGAACCTGATCCAGCCGCAAATGGAAAGCCTGTCGCGCGAACTGTCGAAGTGCAAGGACGTGCTCTATCTCGGCCGCGGCACCAGCTTTCCGCTTGCCATGGAAGGCGCGCTGAAGCTCAAGGAAATCTCCTATATTCACGCCGAAGGTTATGCCGCCGGCGAATTGAAGCACGGGCCGATCGCGCTGATCGACGAGAACATGCCTGTCATCGTCATCGCTCCCTACGACCGCTTCTTCGAAAAGACCGTTTCGAACATGCAGGAGGTCGCAGCCCGCGGCGGCCGCATCATCTTCATCACCGACGAGGCGGGTGCGGCGGCCTCGAAACTGCCGACCATGGCGACGATCACCCTGCCTGTGGTCGACGAAATCATCGCGCCGATGATCTTCTCTCTGCCGATCCAGCTGCTCGCCTATCACACCGCCGTCTTCATGGGTACCGATGTCGATCAGCCGCGCAACCTGGCGAAATCCGTGACCGTGGAATAA
- a CDS encoding DUF502 domain-containing protein — MTDNTPRMPVATRLRNNFLAGLIICAPIAITIWLTWTFIHWSDSWVRPYIPARWNPESYLNFAIPGFGLLTAVILITVVGFLGKNLIGQSIVRFGESIVQRMPLVRTVYRSVKQIFETVLKEQANSFKKVGLIEYPGPGLWALVFIATDAKGEIASKFNAMGQDMVAVFLPPTPVPTAGFLVFVPREKIVLLDMSPEDAAKFLISGGLVAPEHKPADAKQKHLPRPKPVAVSKAD, encoded by the coding sequence ATGACCGACAACACCCCCAGAATGCCGGTCGCGACCCGGCTGAGGAATAATTTTCTCGCGGGCCTGATCATCTGCGCCCCGATCGCGATCACCATCTGGCTGACGTGGACCTTCATCCACTGGTCGGACAGCTGGGTCAGGCCCTATATTCCGGCGCGCTGGAATCCGGAAAGCTATCTCAATTTCGCCATTCCCGGTTTCGGCCTGCTGACCGCCGTTATCCTGATCACCGTCGTCGGCTTTCTCGGCAAGAACCTGATCGGCCAGAGCATTGTCCGCTTCGGCGAATCGATCGTCCAGCGCATGCCGCTGGTGCGCACCGTCTACCGAAGCGTGAAGCAGATTTTCGAAACCGTGCTGAAGGAGCAGGCGAACTCCTTCAAGAAGGTCGGCCTCATCGAATATCCGGGTCCCGGCCTCTGGGCGCTGGTTTTCATCGCCACCGACGCCAAGGGCGAGATCGCGTCGAAGTTCAACGCCATGGGCCAGGATATGGTCGCCGTCTTCCTGCCGCCGACACCGGTGCCGACGGCTGGTTTTCTCGTCTTCGTGCCGCGCGAAAAAATCGTGTTGCTCGACATGTCGCCGGAAGATGCCGCCAAGTTCCTGATTTCAGGCGGGCTTGTGGCGCCCGAACACAAGCCGGCCGATGCCAAGCAGAAGCATTTGCCGCGGCCAAAGCCGGTGGCGGTGTCCAAGGCGGATTGA
- the recG gene encoding ATP-dependent DNA helicase RecG produces the protein MRPAILDPLFSPISGLPGVGPKIAELLVKLLGRDTAEDCRVIDLLFHAPFSLIDRRNQPGIARAPQGAIVTITARVDRHQVPARGKSNIPYRVFLHDETGELTLVFFRGQAAWLEKQLPIDAEVTVSGKIDWFNGRASMVHPDYIVRADEAESLPLVEPIYPLTAGLSPKTLRKIIDAGLPRFPELPEWIDLSLTQKQGLPSIRDSFHMLHEPRDPGDIDSQAPARRRLAYDEFLAGQLSLSLVRQRLRKVAGQPVHATGAISSKILKSLPFSPTTSQNEAIAEVLRDMAATERMLRLLQGDVGSGKTLVALMAMAAVIESGGQAVLMAPTEILARQHHATIAKFAASAGLNIEVLTGRTKGREREEIQERIASGAAQIIIGTHALFQDSVAYANLMLAVVDEQHRFGVHQRLRLTAKGISPHMLVMTATPIPRTLVLAAFGDMDVSKLTEKPVGRKPIQTITVPMERTGEIVGRLQSAIAEGKKAYWICPLVEESEELDLMSAEERHATLTAALGPDIGLIHGRMSGPEKDAAMLAFKNGETRLLVATTVVEVGVDVPDATIMVIEHAERFGLAQLHQLRGRVGRGDEASTCILLYKGPLGETGHARLSIMRETEDGFRIAEEDLKLRGEGELLGTRQSGTPGFRIASLEAHADLLEIARKDAAYLIDRDPELTSERGEAIRTLLYLFRRDEAIRFLRAG, from the coding sequence ATGCGCCCCGCCATTCTCGATCCTCTGTTTTCCCCCATTTCCGGCCTTCCGGGCGTCGGCCCGAAGATCGCCGAGCTGCTGGTCAAGCTGCTCGGGCGCGACACGGCGGAGGATTGCCGGGTCATCGATCTGCTCTTCCACGCGCCCTTTTCGCTGATCGACCGGCGCAACCAGCCGGGGATAGCACGGGCACCGCAAGGCGCGATCGTGACGATCACGGCGCGCGTCGACCGGCACCAGGTACCGGCGCGCGGCAAAAGCAATATTCCTTACCGCGTGTTCCTGCATGACGAGACCGGCGAGCTGACGCTGGTCTTCTTCCGCGGCCAGGCGGCGTGGCTGGAAAAGCAGCTGCCGATCGATGCGGAGGTGACGGTCAGCGGCAAGATCGACTGGTTCAACGGCCGCGCCTCGATGGTGCATCCCGACTATATCGTCCGGGCGGATGAGGCGGAGAGCCTGCCGCTGGTCGAGCCGATCTATCCGCTGACGGCAGGACTTTCACCGAAGACGCTGCGCAAGATCATCGACGCTGGCCTGCCGCGCTTCCCCGAGCTGCCGGAATGGATCGACCTCTCGCTGACGCAAAAGCAGGGCCTGCCGTCAATCCGCGACAGTTTCCACATGCTGCACGAGCCGCGCGACCCCGGAGATATCGACTCGCAGGCCCCTGCCCGACGGCGGCTTGCCTATGACGAGTTCCTCGCCGGCCAGCTGTCGCTGAGCCTGGTGCGGCAGAGGCTGCGCAAGGTGGCGGGCCAGCCGGTGCATGCGACGGGTGCGATCAGCAGCAAGATCCTGAAATCCTTGCCCTTCTCGCCCACAACAAGCCAGAACGAGGCGATCGCCGAGGTTTTGAGGGACATGGCCGCAACCGAGCGCATGCTGCGGCTGCTGCAGGGCGATGTCGGCTCCGGCAAGACGCTGGTGGCGTTGATGGCGATGGCGGCGGTGATCGAGAGCGGCGGCCAGGCCGTGCTAATGGCGCCGACCGAAATCCTGGCGCGGCAGCACCATGCGACGATCGCGAAATTCGCCGCCTCCGCCGGGCTTAACATCGAGGTGTTGACCGGGCGCACCAAGGGACGCGAAAGGGAGGAGATCCAGGAGCGCATCGCCTCGGGTGCCGCCCAGATCATTATCGGCACGCATGCGCTGTTCCAGGACAGCGTCGCCTATGCCAATCTGATGCTTGCCGTCGTCGACGAGCAGCATCGTTTCGGCGTGCATCAGCGGCTGCGGCTGACCGCCAAGGGTATCTCGCCGCATATGCTGGTCATGACGGCGACGCCGATCCCGCGCACTTTGGTGCTTGCCGCCTTCGGCGATATGGACGTCTCCAAGCTCACCGAGAAACCGGTCGGCCGCAAGCCGATCCAGACGATCACCGTGCCGATGGAACGAACCGGCGAAATCGTTGGGCGGCTGCAGAGCGCGATCGCCGAGGGCAAAAAGGCCTATTGGATCTGCCCGCTGGTCGAGGAATCCGAAGAGCTCGACCTGATGTCGGCCGAGGAACGGCATGCGACGCTCACCGCCGCACTCGGTCCCGATATCGGCCTGATCCACGGCCGCATGAGCGGACCGGAGAAGGACGCGGCGATGCTGGCGTTCAAGAACGGCGAGACCCGGCTTCTCGTCGCCACAACCGTCGTTGAAGTCGGCGTCGACGTGCCGGATGCGACGATCATGGTGATCGAACATGCCGAACGCTTCGGCCTGGCGCAATTGCATCAGCTGCGCGGCCGCGTCGGGCGCGGCGACGAGGCCTCGACCTGCATCCTGCTCTACAAGGGGCCGCTCGGCGAAACCGGCCATGCCAGGCTCTCGATCATGCGCGAGACGGAGGACGGTTTCCGCATCGCCGAGGAGGACCTGAAGCTGCGCGGTGAAGGCGAATTGCTCGGCACCAGGCAATCCGGCACGCCGGGGTTCCGCATCGCCAGCCTCGAGGCGCATGCCGACCTGCTGGAGATTGCCCGCAAGGACGCGGCCTATCTGATTGACCGTGATCCCGAACTGACGAGTGAAAGAGGAGAGGCGATCCGCACCCTGCTCTATCTCTTCCGCCGCGATGAGGCGATCCGGTTTTTGAGAGCAGGTTAA
- a CDS encoding succinate dehydrogenase assembly factor 2 has translation MTGVTLTSAGLDPRRRRILFRCWHRGIREMDLVFGQFAEAELATLSDTELDEFETIMAEEDNDLVRWIMGTWPVPERFQTPMFARLAAYTPDFDKPLRTPE, from the coding sequence ATGACAGGTGTCACGCTCACGAGTGCCGGACTCGACCCGCGCCGCCGCCGGATCCTTTTCCGTTGCTGGCATCGCGGCATTCGCGAGATGGATCTGGTCTTCGGCCAGTTTGCCGAAGCCGAGCTCGCAACGCTGTCGGATACCGAGCTCGACGAGTTCGAGACGATCATGGCCGAAGAGGACAATGATCTCGTCCGCTGGATCATGGGAACCTGGCCGGTGCCCGAGCGTTTCCAGACACCGATGTTTGCCCGCCTGGCCGCCTACACGCCCGATTTCGACAAGCCCCTCAGGACGCCGGAATGA